One stretch of Sander vitreus isolate 19-12246 chromosome 16, sanVit1, whole genome shotgun sequence DNA includes these proteins:
- the plppr1 gene encoding phospholipid phosphatase-related protein type 1 isoform X2: MASNNTLRSYSIIPCFIFVELVIMSGTVLLSYYMECTDLFSVHVQGFFCNDAELMKPYPGAEESSFIPPLVLYCVVAAAPTAIIFIGEVSMYVMKSTREALLAQEKTIVTGDCCYLNPLIRRVIRFIGVFAFGLFATDIFVNAGQVVTGGLSPYFLSVCKPNYTGTECRFNHQFIVNGNICTGNPVVVENARRSFPSKDASLSVYSAVYLTMYITSTIKTKSSRLAKPVLCLGTLCSAFLTGLNRVSEYRNHCSDVVAGFLLGSAVALFLGICVVNNFKGVHSAAAKQKTEDYRGLPLMTFPRVESPLETLSAQQ, from the exons CTCGTCATCATGTCCGGCACCGTGTTGTTGTCCTACTACATGGAGTGCACGGACCTGTTCAGCGTGCACGTGCAGGGTTTCTTCTGTAATGACGCCGAGCTGATGAAGCCGTACCCCGGCGCAGAGGAGTCCAGCTTCATCCCCCCCCTAGTCCTGTACTGCGTGGTGGCTGCTGCTCCCACCGCTATA atCTTTATCGGCGAGGTGTCCATGTACGTGATGAAATCAACGAGGGAAGCTCTCCTGGCCCAGGAGAAAACCATTGTGACAGGAGACTGTTGTTACCTCAACCCACTTATCCGCCGCGTCATACGCTTCATAG GTGTGTTTGCATTCGGTCTTTTCGCCACAGACATCTTCGTCAACGCGGGCCAGGTGGTGACGGGAGGGCTCTCGCcctacttcctgtctgtctgcaagCCCAACTACACCGGCACGGAGTGCCGTTTTAATCACCAGTTTATCGTCAACGGCAACATCTGTACCGGGAACCCTGTTGTTGTGGAGAACGCACGCCGGTCATTCCCATCCAAGGACGCTTCGCTGAGTGTTTACTCTGCTGTTTACCTGACG ATGTACATCACCAGCACCATCAAGACCAAGTCCAGTCGCCTGGCCAAGCCTGTGCTCTGTCTGGGCACACTCTGTTCGGCCTTCCTCACCGGCCTTAACCGAGTCTCAGAGTACCGAAACCACTGTTCGGACGTAGTGGCCGGATTTTTACTGGGATCAGCCGTCGCTCTGTTTCTG GGTATATGTGTTGTGAACAACTTCAAAGGCGTCCACAGTGCAGCAGCCAAACAGAAAACGGAAGACTACCGTGGTCTGCCTCTGATGACTTTCCCCCGTGTAGAGAGCCCTCTGGAGACCCTCAGTGCACAG CAATGA
- the plppr1 gene encoding phospholipid phosphatase-related protein type 1 isoform X1: MASNNTLRSYSIIPCFIFVELVIMSGTVLLSYYMECTDLFSVHVQGFFCNDAELMKPYPGAEESSFIPPLVLYCVVAAAPTAIIFIGEVSMYVMKSTREALLAQEKTIVTGDCCYLNPLIRRVIRFIGVFAFGLFATDIFVNAGQVVTGGLSPYFLSVCKPNYTGTECRFNHQFIVNGNICTGNPVVVENARRSFPSKDASLSVYSAVYLTMYITSTIKTKSSRLAKPVLCLGTLCSAFLTGLNRVSEYRNHCSDVVAGFLLGSAVALFLGICVVNNFKGVHSAAAKQKTEDYRGLPLMTFPRVESPLETLSAQNHSASMTEVT; encoded by the exons CTCGTCATCATGTCCGGCACCGTGTTGTTGTCCTACTACATGGAGTGCACGGACCTGTTCAGCGTGCACGTGCAGGGTTTCTTCTGTAATGACGCCGAGCTGATGAAGCCGTACCCCGGCGCAGAGGAGTCCAGCTTCATCCCCCCCCTAGTCCTGTACTGCGTGGTGGCTGCTGCTCCCACCGCTATA atCTTTATCGGCGAGGTGTCCATGTACGTGATGAAATCAACGAGGGAAGCTCTCCTGGCCCAGGAGAAAACCATTGTGACAGGAGACTGTTGTTACCTCAACCCACTTATCCGCCGCGTCATACGCTTCATAG GTGTGTTTGCATTCGGTCTTTTCGCCACAGACATCTTCGTCAACGCGGGCCAGGTGGTGACGGGAGGGCTCTCGCcctacttcctgtctgtctgcaagCCCAACTACACCGGCACGGAGTGCCGTTTTAATCACCAGTTTATCGTCAACGGCAACATCTGTACCGGGAACCCTGTTGTTGTGGAGAACGCACGCCGGTCATTCCCATCCAAGGACGCTTCGCTGAGTGTTTACTCTGCTGTTTACCTGACG ATGTACATCACCAGCACCATCAAGACCAAGTCCAGTCGCCTGGCCAAGCCTGTGCTCTGTCTGGGCACACTCTGTTCGGCCTTCCTCACCGGCCTTAACCGAGTCTCAGAGTACCGAAACCACTGTTCGGACGTAGTGGCCGGATTTTTACTGGGATCAGCCGTCGCTCTGTTTCTG GGTATATGTGTTGTGAACAACTTCAAAGGCGTCCACAGTGCAGCAGCCAAACAGAAAACGGAAGACTACCGTGGTCTGCCTCTGATGACTTTCCCCCGTGTAGAGAGCCCTCTGGAGACCCTCAGTGCACAG AACCACTCTGCATCGATGACGGAGGTCACATGA